The following coding sequences are from one Dreissena polymorpha isolate Duluth1 chromosome 8, UMN_Dpol_1.0, whole genome shotgun sequence window:
- the LOC127842347 gene encoding putative nuclease HARBI1 translates to MFSDFMRLKRKAENFFCRFTNIVAKWPGSTHDSVIFDNCSLKDWLVDGSKGWLQGDSGYGLKPYLLTPKLNPMSRAEIAFNLAHSRSRMVVERAFGLLKSRFRCLHKTGGYPQFSPQKIALVVTVCAKLHNLCLSDGFLDIDDIDVEDDDDNVQLPLENPDLNALRARALLIERFH, encoded by the exons ATGTTTTCTGATTTTATGCGTTTGAAAAGAAAAGCTGAAAACTTTTTTTGTAGATTCACTAACATTGTGGCAAAGTGGCCGGGATCCACACATGACAGTGTAATCTTTGACAACTGTAGCTTGAAGGACTGGCTGGTGGATGGAAGCAAAGGATGGCTACAAGGAGACTCCGGCTATGGACTGAAACCATATCTTCTTACTCCAAAG CTGAATCCAATGAGCAGAGCTGAGATCGCGTTCAACTTGGCCCACAGTCGTTCGAGGATGGTAGTAGAGAGGGCGTTTGGACTGTTGAAGTCACGTTTTAG GTGTCTTCACAAAACTGGAGGCTATCCACAATTTTCGCCTCAGAAGATAGCTCTGGTTGTGACTGTATGTGCCAAGCTGCACAATCTGTGTCTGAGTGATGGTTTCCTTGACATTGATGACATTGACGTagaagatgatgatgacaatgtaCAACTGCCACTGGAAAACCCTGACCTGAATGCGTTGCGTGCACGGGCCTTACTGATTGAGAGATTTCACTAA